The Acipenser ruthenus chromosome 11, fAciRut3.2 maternal haplotype, whole genome shotgun sequence region GCCTGGTAGAAGTGGAGCTGCGCAGTGCGCAGGGTgcgtcatacagcgcaggttcacctgACTCACCTGGTAGAAGTGGAGCCGCGcagtgcgcagggtgagtcatacagcgcaggttcacctgACTCGCCTGGTAGAAGTGGAGCCGCgcggtgcgcagggtgagtcatacagcgcaggttcacctgACTCGCCTGGTAGAAGTGGAGCCGCgcggtgcgcagggtgagtcatacagagCAGGTTCACCTGACTCACCTGGTAGAAGTGGAGCCGCgcggtgcgcagggtgagtcatacagcgcaggttcacctgACTCGCCTGGTAGAAGTGGAGccgcgcagggtgagtcatacagcgcaggttcgcgtcctggctgtgcgaagtatgCTGGCGTTCTCTGGAGACTCCTgaagggagtgttgcattggctcaGGCGCTCTCGTGgattagggaggtaaaaccggcaggggctgtttctcctcatcgctctacagcaaaccctgctggccaggtgcccagtgtgCTCAGAGCTTACTTTCTTAACCCCTGCAGGGTGTATATCCATGGTGACTGGGATCTAGTGCATCCGTCTGTCATTGTCACACTTGAGAGTTTTGCAGAGAAACACTTATCTAATTGTAAGGAAGCTTTCCTAGGAAAATTGTTTAGTCATTTTTTTGAGATATTGAGAGAAACAAGATCTGGAAATGCAAGAAGATGCCTGTCAGTTTCTCTTTActtatgtgtgtgtgtcgcaCTTTACATGCACATATGGTGGGTCATGGTTATCCTAGTTTTTCGTGATACTCCTGGCTGAAATTTGGCATTTACAGCTCTGAGGAACAATCtatgttactaacatacttgCTGCTTTTATTATAGGATGTTTTATAAAAAGTATAACACTGGAAATTCTTCTATTAAAGTTTAAATAACCAAATATTCATAGATTATCGATGATTTTGtgtctaaacaaacaaatacattctttTTGGATCATGAAGAAAAGTTAACTTGTCAGAAATGTAGTAAGATTTAGCACTTCTTTGTAACCTCTGGCACATCAGTTGTTGGTGTTGTTATCCTGCAATGCTGGCCATCCAAAAGTGAACTGCACTCTCTGTTGGCTAACAGGACACAAGGACTCTGTTACTTCTGCCTCCTTCAGCCATGACTCTGCACTGGTTGCCACGGGAGACATGAGTGGCCTCATCAAGGTGTGGAAGGTGGAAACCAAGGAGGAGGTGTGGTCCTTTGAGGTTGGAGATCTGGAGGTGAGGGTCTCAAAcagcaacttttttttattttattttttaaaatcaagtaCCAAAGTGAAAGTTAATGTAAGTTAATTTGGCAAATAAAATTGTAGTCACACATACAGGAACTTGGGTTTTACTTCTGTTTTGAAGGGCAGCATCTCTTAAAAGTAAATCAACCATATCTAGTAAATCATACCTTCTACTGCTATGGTTGTTTCAGATTTTTGGATAAGAAAGAACCACGCTTAAAGGAATATGGGGTCTATTTGATTGATCTGAACAGTGGCAGTTATATATGGGATTTCGACTGTACTGTACCTTTGTAAGAAGACAAAGAAGGATCTTAACGAGTGTAAACCAGGGTTTTAAAATTAAAGGTACTATTAATGTTATTACTGGTGCCCTCTTTTTATTTTGGTACTTCAGTTTGGAATAAGTAGGTATTGTtgtgtgttttagttttaaaatccCTCCAATGGACAAACTGCGACCAGCTGTAACCTTGAGGAAATATACCAGGATGTAGCATGTTGATCATTTATAACTATTAAGCACCGAACAGTGCTaacttaaacaaaaataaataaatatatatatatattaaaacaaaccaaaaaaaattgacaaacgttttgactagatgTCTTTTTCAGGGTCTTCAAAATCATGTTTATCTATGAAATTGTATTTGAAACATATGGATATCCCAGATTTCAGCACAATGAAACAGGGACTAGATACATATAGTTAATGAATGTAATCATTTGCATTAAAGTGTTGTAATCACTTTAATGCTTTAGTTAGCACGCCTTTAAAAGGGGTTGTTTTCCCAAACCAAACTAATGATTCGGCATACCCCCTAGCCAGCAGGTATCAGGATggttgtgtgtctctgtttcaGTGGATGGAGTGGCACCCCTGTGCTCATGTCCTGCTGGCTGGCACAGCTGATGGGAACGTGTGGATGTGGAAGATCCCTAGCGGAGAATGCAAAACCTTTCAGGGGCCCGGCTGCCAGGCCACCACTGGCAAGATCCTTCCTGACGGTAAGAAAGCATTAGAAGGAACAAGGAAAGTTTGCAGGTTACCATTGAAATATACATACAGGAATCTGTATTTGTGCTTTTGGATGTGAATAAGTAATCAAATATAAATGTATAGTATATTGTTTGAAAATAGATGTTAAAGTTGAGACTTTTTTATATAACGTTTAATTCCTGTATTCTCAAAGATTCCGTTCAAATATGTTGAAACATGTGGGTTGAGCTTTATCTCAGCAATTAAGTTTTAACCATGTTGCGGATTGTAGGAAAGAGAGCTGTTGTTGGCTATGAAGATGGAATCATCAGACTTTGGGATCTCAAACAGGGAAATACTTCTCATGTTCTCAAAGGTGAGACAAAAGGTGGTCAAGTAAAAATGGTGTATGTACTGTAGTACCCATGCTACCTTTATTAACAAATGCATTGAGTATTTATATTATCATCACAAAGCATCCGTATTCACTGTCCCCCTAAAATATATACGTCTGTATTGGCACATAGTAATACTTTCATGAATGTACAGTGACTATGAATCGGGTCATTTGTAAAGCACATCATCTATTCTTGAACAGCTTCTTTAACAAATCTGTTCAATATTGCTTCAAAACAGTAATTAGGCAGCTGATCAAAGCATTAtaacaatgaaaaataaatattttatctgATCTATGATAATCTAAGTGTATGAATTACGAGCACCAAAGAAGTATTCCTTGAAGGAATTAAACATAAGCACCACCTAGAAATAACATTGTGTTATCTGATTGAATTTATTGTAGTGTGCTGTGAACTGTGAGTTTGCCAGACAGTAACagattcttgtttgtttttaaacttttagGACCAGATGGGCACCAGGGCCCTGTCACCTGTGTGGCATGCAGTAAAGATGGAGGTCTCATACTGACAGGCTCCGTCGACTGTAGAGCCAAGCTCATCAGCACTGCCACTGGAAAGGTGAGTCCTGGAGGGAGCATAAGGGGTTAACGACAGGGCCACTACTGATTTATAAGGGGTATTTAAATGATTGTGGGTCTGCTGTAGACCATGGATTCAATTGAATATTCATAGACAAGGGTAGAAAGTACTTGGAATTGAGTGGGAGAGCCACAAATAAGCAATAGGAAACACAAGCTGCAGTACAAGGATTATTATTACTGGCTGTGTAATACTACAGGGAAGATGACATACAACATGACCTGTTTCCTTCAGTGTGGAGATACATGTAGGAATTGTGTCTTTTGTCCAGCAGGTGGTGGTGTGTGACTACACAGTAGGTATTCAGAAGGGTTCAGCAACCCAAACTCCAGAGGTCCTCAcaaaatataatgaaatattgaatacaaaaatagcatTTAGAAATGCAAACATTTTGCATATAGTATGGCAAGTCTGTGTACGTGCGCACAGTACACCGTAACtcggattttcattttaaataatgattagGATTCAGAAATTTTGTTTGACAAAGTTGCTTGTAGGCATTGTACGGCCTTGCTGTAACTTTGtcctatggggggggggggggggactgtaaAATTAACAGGTCAAGCTGACAACCATGTAGGATAACCATGTAGGATATCTTACAAATATATACAAGTCATGCTTTGGCTGTAGTTAGTGTTCTATTAAAGTTAGTGTGGTCAAGCTGTAAATGTTTACAGCTGTCTGCTGATATCAAGGATTGATTAAATTCTTCATAATCATAACCCATACAAAACATGCTCCTAAAATGAGGCCACATACACAGTTCAACTGACCAGCTTTTGAACAAAATGGATCCAGATGACATTCTGAATTGCTGAGAAATGTTGTGCATCATCTGTGACTTTCCCAAAGTGTTGTCTTAAAAAGAAGTGTTGTTTTattcttatatattttttaaagctcttACTGGCTGCTTTTCTAATTGAATGTTGATCTCGTTTGTATGTTTAGGTAGTGGGAGTGTTCTCAACAGAGGGGCTCAAACCCAAAGTTTTAATGGAAGAGGAATCAGAGACCAACTCTATTGAGTCGGTGGGATTCTGTAATGTGTAAGTAAGGTACCACTGTTTCTCCACCTAGCTGTAaatagggcttgaacttttcagtttttaattttccaaatctctacggccctttaaatgttaatgagTAGTTGTTATGCTGTCTCTAAAGAGACTACTACTAATTTAAGATGGGTATTTAAGATGAAAataaaatctgtcaggacaactcctgttaaacgagtgaaaataacaaaagcacaataaTAAATTAAGATCAGCGATGAGCTattaatgtaattgttttaaataaaatatgtaattgtttgaaataaatattaaGCGAAACAGAgtcaggctcagtcaagatatgaaggtaaaaacaagtggcattgttttgtaattaaccgctttttctgagtttaattaggaaacagaatcagctcaaaataagtttaaagggaaGTTGTGATCAAAAATGAAACCTCAAAACACTAAGGACCTGATCATCTCCTGCAGTATGTTGCTTTAGCATAGTGAATATTTAACTTGCATACTTGTTGTGTTACAGGTTGCCATTGGTTGCTGTTGCTTACCTTGATGGGACTCTAGCCATTTACGATCTTTCTACGCAGAGCTTGCGACATAAGTGTCCACACGAGGTAATGAGCATCACTTTGTACATAACCAAACGTGGGAGGAAAGTTGAAGTGTCAACTATCTTATTTTCCAAACACATTTCTGAAGAGGGGTGGGAGTGCAGAGAATGATGCATTATAACGGAGGAATCACATCCTTTCTCAACAGCCCGTCTCACACTGGCATCAGTCATACACCTTCTGTGAAAGGTTCTGTGGTTAATTATAGGTAGGGTGTCTAATTTTCCGGTGGAATTTTTTTCCAAATACGgatgaatgcttttttaaaaatcgggtGGATTTTTGCAACTTTAGAGATAtatatctctctcccctctctctctctctttctttctctctctctcacacacacacacatacttattgtatatggaggcatttctccattgcaatcaagttttattttatttttatgtttgcaatGATCAAAATACTTGTTTTTTGTAAGTTCCTCAAAAACCTGTGTGTAAAGGTAAGAGTTTTTGCTACGAGGTTATATAATATGTTTGCTTGCTAGTTTGCTAGTTTAAAGAACATTGAGTAGTGTTAAAGAGGTCACTTCTCTGAAATGATTTCACAACATCATCCATCCAGGCATTATTTTGAGGTGTTGATAACTATCCTGTTTGCTGATTATGGTGGCAGATACTGTATGCATCAAATGGGTCTCTGTATGCCCCTCCGTGCATTACCATCATACCAAGATAACACATATGCAGGATCTTGTCAGTTATGCATAAGGCACTGTAAACAGCTTGTGCTAAAATAGCCATATAAATACAACTTTGGTGTCGGTCTGTGTGCAGATGGCTGTCCTGGTTGCTGTGAAACCTTTTCCTGTTCACAGGGATGGGGGCTGATTGATTAATTGCATCCTCATTTGTGTTTCCAGAGGCAGTTCCTCATAAGAAACAgagaacaaaatattaaaaagacaACCAAATAACTTGCTGTTATGATAATGTTTGAATAAACCTAAAGACCCCATcattttcacaaagctttaatgtcagtttttatggttttaaaaaatgttttgtttgaataaaGCTTTTATAGTCCGGTGACGTTAATGAAACTAACAAACTTCCATACGTTTTGTGaatgttttctgtttaattaaagaaTTCAGGAGTTTAAAATGCTCTAAGTTTTCacaatgtgtgtatttttctCATATGTCcaaatttgttatttaaaaaaaaacctaatcaaaacaaaaaatgaatagaGGAACATACTTAAGACTTTAAGGGAGAGTGAAATGTTCAATTAAAATCCACGCCCTTAAGAAAAAAAACGACATATTCCAGGAATTGGCCATTTGCTTTGTGTGGAATTTGTGATCAGGAAGGTGGTGATGCCTGATTCCATCGAGTTTAACTGctcctcccctttctctctcttgtCATTGTCCAGGCTGGCATCGTTCACTTGCAGTGGGAGGACAGCTCAcccctgctctacacctgcagcCTGGACGGAGCTGTCCGCATCTGGGACGCTCGCTCAGGGCAGATGGTAACACAGTACCGTGGGCACACTGCTGAAATACTCGACTTCACACTCAACAGGTGAGAGAACCCACTCAGACATGCCTGTGGAATTGCAGTACATGACTTTCAACTAAAGGTGTACTAATTCTGAAGCCTTAAAGAACAAAACCAATTtaattgtataaaataaatgtgtttttgaccATGAGACTATTGACTTCAGACCTAATATGGATCTCATATTGATGTCACAAAACTTGGGTTCTTGTGTTTATAGATTGTACACTTTGAGTTATTGACTTAATATTTGGCACACAGCACTATTCTATGATGCTCTGTTAGTTCCAATACTGGTTTTGTCCAGTACAAATGAACccttcactgccacattgttttaacctcaaGCCATGTTGGTGACCATACACTTTGACTTAGTATCTTTACAGTAGCTGTGCATCTATATTCTATGATTGTCAAAGTTCCATTAGAGCTGTTGTCTAGTAAAAATTAACCAATTATCTGCCACATTTTTATAACCTGGCCATATACAatctttttcacatttatttcacTTCAGTTTTATAAAACACTCCTACATGCCAGTCCTCTTACAGTATGCTCCCAGGGATACTTTACTTTTGTTCTCAAAAACAACCAATCCTGGTAATTATCTCTTTTGCTTTCCAtttgacatgtattttaaaaacaggttGCTGACAATATGTTTATATGAAAGAAGCACAGCTACTAAACCAAAAGCGATCAGGCTTTAATTACAAACCTGGCTGTTGCAGGTTTGTAACAgccatgtaaatgtgctttattttgctcttatctgccccctattttactgcatttaatcctgtacttcagaatactgtaatctgccaagtgtttaacctgtagtactttgtatttaatcatatcctgatgtaactatcactatttaatcatatcctgatgtaactatcactattatctgctgtattattgaattgtggtttgtcacacttgtactttgcttgaacaaaagttattgtatttcttgctcttattgtattacttgtattgtaacacttgaaatgtatttgcttacgattgtaagtcgccctggataagggcgtctgctaagaaataaataataataataataataataataataataataataataataataataataataataataatgttgcattaAATCGACAAAGGCACCAAAAGGTGTTTGTCTGATCAGACAAAAATGGGGTCCTATAGAGAACTGGGCTGTGAATGTACTTGTTAGTAACATACTTTGTTTTTCATTACAGGGAAGCCTCCGTGGCAGTCACTGCATCTGGAGATCATAAAGCCAAAGTCTTCTGCCTTCAGAGACCGGACCGGTAAACAAGGATGCCCAGAGCTACAGAAAAGAACCAGTGCATGGTGGGATGCAGTTATTTATATATCAGGATATCGTTCTATTCACGGCCACCAAAAATAATTCGGGACTACAACCGTATCCTCAGGACGTTTTATCAACACCCTCCTCTCATGGGCAGGAGAGTAATTGTTTTGGAATGATTTCTTCTTCAGGGCCATCTTTTGAAATGCTTTTGGTAGATTGGCATTGACAAGAGTAAAATAAATCTGCTCGTTTCAGGATTAATTTAGATATTAATACACAATGTAGTGGCCATTACCTACTAAGTATGTGTGGCAACATTTAATAGTCACCCAGATTCTTGTATCCCGTTTGCTTCAGAAGGCCTCTGCCTTAGGATAGAGACTCCAATGCTTGCTCAAAGTTGTGAAGTGATATTAATTCAGGGTCTTGCATTGATTTAATTACTGAAGTGTTCAAACTTTAAGAGTAAACCTGTTTGAGCATTTACCCGATAACATAGGAATATTTGTAACTAATGTGAAAACATCTTAATAAGCTCACCAATAGActgattttactttttaaaatgaccaTGTATTTATAACTTCTTTAATTCCATAATGTAAATGGATATGGATAAAAATAGCCGGTGCACTGCGCCCTTACTACCTTATCAACACCAAGGATTTAGCTGACATGCATTTTAACTCTTTGCCCATGTCTAAACTCTTAACATCcagtattgatattttaaaataatagctTAAATAATAATCCCGCCTAAAGAGTGTATTggtcagtcattttttttttttttataattaacatGTTATAATACTTAAGTGTTTTAAATCCATTACTGTACATATAAGGAAAGGACAAATAACAAAAGATTCAACATTTCTAAAACAttgatggggaaaaaaaacaggtgtAAATCTGCAATTGCAGTCATTACTTATTTCACTGTCGTAGAACCATTATCCAGGAATAGTGATTAAGACCTCTTTTGTTTGCACAATTTTATAATACTGCAGTTTGAATGCCAAACAAATCTCTCTGTGATATGAGTGTTTGCTATTAAAAAAATGTCCTCTTTATTGGCttcttattgtgtgtgttttttgtttttttctttctttttcatcaCATTACTTTATTCCAGTAAGATTCTAGAGAAACTAAACCTACTAGTTTGGTATGAAAGCTCTGGTCAAGACCATGTCTGACAACAAAGTGAGTCACATAATAAACAGTGTTATCaggatatataaaaaaatatatatatatatatatatatatatatatatatatatttatatactttagAAAAACAGAGATTGTCTTATTTAATTTTCCTGGTTGCTAATGGATATGACATGCTGGAGGGCAGTCCATATTGTGCACAGACAATAGCTGTTTCTTGTCAATGATCCTTCTGCTGAGTGAAAGGGCACTGATGGGGTGGGTGGCTTGGACTGGATTAACCCAGCTGCCACGAGACTACATTAGTTGTGCCTGCTACTGGAACACACTATATTGATATAGTTATAATCAATGACTTCAAATCCACTTCCTAGATTGAACAGTTCCTGGCATGTGTGCTGTGGAATATGGTACTATATGTAGATTCAGAAGCTCTGTCCAATTCAGCAGTGGATTGCTTACCCAGAATATTTTTCTTTCCACGTATGTGTGTGAACCTACTTTTTAGCAACAACCAACCTGAAATCGTGAAAAGTGAAGAAAGATTTCCAAGGCTGGGTTTCGATATGCTGAAACCTCTTGAGCTGGAGATTGAGAAAGAACAATCAAAACCAAAGCATGTGTTTACTAAATCCTCCGTGGTGTCCTCTGGCATCGTTCTGCctccatttagatttttttagcaATGGGTATTATTGCTGTGTGTTTCACGCCAGTAAATTAGTAATTGGTCAACAAAGTTCACTTTACTTGTACTTCGGTTTACTTTGATGATATATTGCAGAGCCATTGAGATCCATCAAAGTGGATTGCATTACTTGTCTATTTGGCCAACACTggtttagcacaagttattgaaagTATCAGAATATAgttatacagtaatccatcgcgtatccgactgcagtgggaccagagtaagggcggatatgtaaaaatgcaaataaattaatCCCGTTTTAAACACCATTGTACacaactgtaacaattactatattctcaagtattgttttgagattcaccttttattagggagctcccttaaatcccttgtttagaaagaaaggtgtattaatgcttgtgacggCATAGGTGTCTGCCGGGTGGGTGCATACGACGGAGGTTGAAGCTGATACGCCcagcaggcgaacaggatttatttacatatcaacacaatgAGCAGctcgtgacactaccagcaatggcagcgcacgaaGCACATACAACGCAGTGTACGAAAACTAGTAGAATctgcaatctctgaactaatcttctctgttcaataatagaCTAACATTGGGCGGATATgcaacagattactgtatatCAAGAAACTCGACTGTCCGTACTTATGTCAACCAGGAAATATTATCCTACTGAGGAAATGGAAACATAATAGTAAGAAACAACTAAGTTTGCATTGCTTActgctagttttgtaacatttaaaattgttttattccttatTAAAACAACAGCTTCAAaagtgatatatttttttttttattatcaatcaaATTTTGCTTTGCCTTTAAATGATTTCACAGTTCTTGATTTGGAATTTcattaaagaaaacagaaatgtgACCTGAGAATGCTCTAAACAAATTGTAAATTCATGTTTATAatcttttattattgttattggaccaggaaataaacacataaactgCCGCTATTTGGAATCTTGGACAGgtttacatacagacgtgctcaaatttgttggtacccttacagctcattgaaataatgcttcattcctcctgaaaagtgatgaaattaaaagctattttatcatgtatacttgcatgcctttggtatgtcatagaataaagtaaagaagctgtgaaaagagatgaattattgcttattctacaaagatattcaaaaatggcctggacacatttgttggtaccccttagaaaagataataaataattggattatagtgatatttcaaactaattagtcaCTGTGctttttggtatcattgtgtgcaccacactgaacatggaccagagaaagcaaaggagagagttgtctgaggagatcagaaagaaaataatagacaagcatggtaaaggtaaaggctacaagaccatctccaagcagcttgatgttcctgtgacaacagttgcaaatattattaagaagtttaaggtccatggaactgtagccaacctccctgggcgcggccgcaagaggaaaatcgaccccagattgaacagaaggatagtgcgaatggtagaaaaagaaccaaggataactgccaaagagatacaagctgaactccaaggtgaaggtacgtcagtttctgatcgcaccatccgtcgctttttgagcgaaagtgggctccatggaagaagacccaggaggactccacttttgaaagaaaaacatgaaaagccagactggaatttgctaaaatgcatattgacaagccacaatccttctgggagaatgtcctttggacagatgagtcaaaactggagctttttggcaagtcacatcagctctatgttcacagacgaaaaaatgaagccttcaaagaaaagaacaccatacctacagtgaaacatggaggaggctcggttatgttttggggctgctttgctgcgcctggcacagggtgccttgaatctgtgcagggcacaatgaaatctcaagactatcaaggcattctggagcgaaacgtactgcccagtgtcagaaagctctgtctcagtcgcaggtcatgggtcctccaacaggataatgacccaaaacacacagctaaaagcacccaagaatggataagaacaaaacattggactattctgaagtggccttctatgagtcctgatctgaatcctatcgaacatctatggaaagagctgaaacttgcagtctggagaaggcacccatcaaacctgagacagctggagcagtttgctcaggaagagtgggccaaactacctgttaccaggtgcagaagtctcattgagagctacagaaaacatttgattgcagtgattgcctctaaaggttgtgcaacaaaatattaggttagcggtcccatcatttttgtccattttcatttgttttattatttacaatattatgttgaataaaaaatcaaaagcaaagtctgatttctattaaatatggaataaacaatggtggatgccaattacttttgtcagtttcaagttatttcagagacaattgtgcattcttcgttttttgtggaggggtaccaacaaatttgagcacgtctgtatgtcactGTTTTACTGCTTTCTGTGTTTATTGATACTGAAAAAGCAGTATTACTCGTctaaaatgtgaataaaacacaTGTAATTTTGAGAGGCAATCCCAGAGGTTTTCAGAGAACAGTAGCCACAGTACTGCAAACCCTTGAAGTTAT contains the following coding sequences:
- the LOC117426198 gene encoding angio-associated migratory cell protein-like, with the protein product MENSEVNSVDLHGDEEIIEVIDLNETEPTPDDLAEDIEDVDFTEGDEGWETEDEGGEEMEEADKDDSDLTFSKHTGSVFCVNLDPSTNSLAVTGGEDDRSFVWRVSDGEVLFECTGHKDSVTSASFSHDSALVATGDMSGLIKVWKVETKEEVWSFEVGDLEWMEWHPCAHVLLAGTADGNVWMWKIPSGECKTFQGPGCQATTGKILPDGKRAVVGYEDGIIRLWDLKQGNTSHVLKGPDGHQGPVTCVACSKDGGLILTGSVDCRAKLISTATGKVVGVFSTEGLKPKVLMEEESETNSIESVGFCNVLPLVAVAYLDGTLAIYDLSTQSLRHKCPHEAGIVHLQWEDSSPLLYTCSLDGAVRIWDARSGQMVTQYRGHTAEILDFTLNREASVAVTASGDHKAKVFCLQRPDR